Proteins co-encoded in one Acidithiobacillus caldus ATCC 51756 genomic window:
- a CDS encoding KpsF/GutQ family sugar-phosphate isomerase, translating to MTETAGRTVTAQRPAPPAVAAADLLATAAETLRLETAALAALVERLDEHFVTACQLLLDCRGRVVVTGMGKSGIIAKKIAATLASTGSPALFLHPAEGSHGDLGMLTRDDVLLALSYSGETAELLAILPVVKRLGVPLIAMTGRRQSTLARLAEVHLDCRVEREACPLNLAPTASTTATLAMGDALAMALLRARGFTADDFALSHPGGALGRRLLLRVQDLMRRGADLPRVRPQTPLHEAILEMSGKGLGMTTIVDEQERVVGIFTDGDLRRALARGQGIWNLPMAELCHPRPRHIAATALAAEALAQMEAERINALLILRDDGQLEGILAMHDLLRAGIV from the coding sequence ATGACTGAAACGGCAGGTCGGACGGTGACTGCCCAACGACCCGCGCCCCCCGCGGTGGCTGCGGCGGACTTGCTGGCCACCGCCGCCGAGACCCTGCGCCTGGAGACGGCTGCCCTGGCCGCCCTGGTGGAGCGCCTGGACGAACACTTTGTCACCGCCTGCCAACTGCTCTTGGACTGCCGCGGGCGCGTCGTCGTCACGGGCATGGGCAAGTCCGGCATCATCGCCAAGAAAATTGCCGCCACCTTGGCCAGTACCGGCAGTCCCGCCCTGTTCCTCCACCCGGCCGAGGGCAGCCACGGCGATCTGGGCATGCTCACCCGGGACGACGTCCTGCTGGCCCTGTCCTACTCGGGCGAGACGGCGGAGCTTCTGGCCATTCTGCCCGTCGTCAAACGCCTGGGTGTGCCGCTCATCGCCATGACCGGGCGGCGTCAATCGACCCTGGCACGGCTGGCAGAGGTACACCTGGACTGTCGGGTGGAGCGGGAAGCCTGTCCCCTCAATCTAGCGCCCACCGCCTCCACCACGGCGACACTGGCCATGGGCGACGCCCTGGCCATGGCCTTGCTGCGCGCGCGCGGATTCACCGCCGACGATTTTGCCCTCTCTCACCCCGGCGGTGCCCTGGGGCGGCGTCTGTTGCTGCGGGTGCAGGATCTCATGCGCCGTGGCGCGGATCTGCCGCGGGTCCGACCGCAGACACCGCTTCATGAGGCCATCCTCGAGATGAGCGGCAAGGGCCTTGGCATGACCACCATCGTGGATGAGCAGGAGCGGGTTGTGGGTATCTTCACCGATGGCGACCTGCGGCGTGCCCTCGCCCGCGGGCAGGGAATCTGGAATCTGCCCATGGCCGAACTCTGCCACCCGCGACCCCGGCACATCGCGGCCACGGCCCTGGCAGCGGAGGCCCTGGCGCAGATGGAA